Within the Salvia hispanica cultivar TCC Black 2014 chromosome 4, UniMelb_Shisp_WGS_1.0, whole genome shotgun sequence genome, the region ATAGTGACTGTACAGAGAGTCTGTAGGCTCTCCAAAACAAAACCATCAACGGGAGGATCTGGGAGAGAGATGCTGTAGAATTCCACATGCCTAAGTAGAGGCATTTTCCATATTTCAGGCGGAGCAACCGCTGTGGTATGCCTAGCAGTCAATGTATGCAAATTCCAGAGGCGGCACATTGAAGGGGAAAAAGTGTGCCCTGTCTGTGGGTAAGAAATGTACCTCAAGTTCAGCAGCTTAGATACACTATCTTGGAAATATGCGCATTTCATTTCATCCGTAGAAGATGAATATCTATGTTTAAGaccaaatattttaaacaccCTCAACAGTCTGAGATTGAGTGACTCTGAAAGTCCTTCAAAATATCCCTCAAGCTCCCCTTTTGAAGAAGTATAAGAACGATGCCCAAAAGAATCCCATATCAAAGAACGAGCAGGTTCCACAAACTTGGAAGCATCTAGAAATGGATAAAGATTGTAATTATAAGAAAGATCACCATAAAAATCCAATATAAAAGAGAGCTCATCAGGTGACATATTGGAGGCATTGGAGAGAAAGCTATCTTTTGATCTGTGTCGACGATGAACAAGAATGCGGCATTGGGTAATTCTGGCATTGGGATTCCTCTTCCTTACAACACCAACAAACTTTTGTTTAACAGCTTCTCTCAAACAAATATCCCTCAGGAGATCGTGAATTTTGCAAGATTTTATCTTTCCACTAGAGCCCCACTTGtgaactaaaataagattCCTCTCAACAAGTTCTTTCAAGTACTCTTTTGCAACTTCATCCAAGCTTTTCCCATCAATTGGCCGAAGAAATCCTTCTGCAACCCATAGTTTGATAAGCTCAGATGCACTGATCACACTGTCCTCTGGAAAAACTCCTATGTAAAGAAAACATGGCTTTAGATGAACTGGTAAATGATTATAACTCGTGTATAGTATTTTTAAGCAGCGCTCATCTGCTTCCAAATTCACAGTTGCAATTAGATCTATTGCAATATGTTCCCAATATTCTAGGATCCTCTCATACATTGTCAAGAGCCCTCCAATCACAACAATAAACAGAGGAAGCCCTTCACAATTTCTTGCAATTTCCTTCCCGACACCCTCCAACTCACCTGGGCAACTTTCATTTCCAAACACATACTTGCAGAGCAATTTCCAACTGTCCTTCTCATCAAGAAAATTCATCTCGTAACTGTGAGAACCGCTTAACTGTACCGCCAAGTTTGCTATATTAGTACTAATCTTTTTCATAATGAAAATTATCAACTACTCATAGAAGAGCGGGAAAGCTTGTAATACTAGCGGGAACGAATGTTCGGTAAGTCTAACTAAACGACGTCGTGGCACGTGCATCTCGTCCACCTGCATCCGAACTTAGCTCGGGTTTGTGAAATTGGTTAGGGTATCCGGTGCCCCTATGCACCTAGATCTCTCACTTGATTCCGACATCCGATGATCCGAATCTGCCTAAGTGAACGATGTCGTTTTCTAGTTGTTGGATGACGTCGTTTTGAACATGATgatgcatatttttattagttacacgctataaatattaatatatgcaaGTGTCaccttaattttgaattaattggatatctttgaattttgaaaaaaatatgaaaataaaaaatatagtttcTTAGGAATACATTAGCAAATAAATTAGGTgtattattgaattttatagtaGGAGTTGGGCTGAAAATATAAAGTTCAGAAGGCTATTGGCCCAAACTTGGAATCAGGCCCATTTAGGACATATGTTATGATGTGGgtgttattatttatttatttttttaaaaaaagctCTCATCGTATCTCCTCTCTTCGTCCATTTAGTTCTTCACAAAGCAGAAATGGatcattttatattgatatttaagcAATCCagtattttatatcaatatttaagcaatatataaaaaatatttgtctttactttattctctttccacataatatataataaaatataatacaacactgcataaaatctcatgtcatcCAAAATATAGACCTTTTTCTTGGGACGAGGAAATATATACTGCTACATTCTTTGGTACCATTGGATTTAATAATAAGCTTTGCatgttttaacaaaaaaaagtaatagtaaaatacaaaaaatataaaaaggaaaaatagttATGATGTTAGTAGTGAAAAATCAGTcttacttaattataaaaaaataataaaataatgaaaatataaaatgagtaatttttatatataaccTAAAATGTAAAAACAACACTACTGTATTAATTATGGatgatagtattatatttcagagttaatatatgaaaaatagtactctaacatacaaaaaatctacaaatttaaaatattttataaactaatcaaatatacaaattgaaatattgcTATACCTTTAACTGTAAATGGAATCTACAAGTGTATTCACACTACTATAAGTTATCAATTTCGAATTTCGtgtaaatatcaaaatttaacacgattcatttttggaaaaataggTGTACACGGTACAATTTTAGGAACACGTGTCAATATCTCTACATGACTTCTTACAAGGAagttttatggagtactataatattgttaaattattatataaaacttttttcaaaatgtggagtcttcttcttcatcaaaaaCTATGACCGccattatttctttatttcacatctctaaaaaaaaatttatatctaCATTTGATTCAGATTCGGCCCCTTTTACCTTCAAATTtccatgatttatttttctacaGTATTAATTTGGGAAAGGAAGAATCACTACCATATCCATCAAATCATACCTTACTACTATCAAACTGTCCTCTATTTTGGAGTTATCTGATCTAGTAAAATGTACTAGTACTTACGTTTTGCCTTATCAATGTTGTTGTCCCTAAGATATACAAGCAAATTGAGTAACCAATAAGCAATTTAGAATAATGAAAGACTCAAAAAGAGAACCTGCCTGACCTGCACAGCTGGCAGCTACTATGGTTGTGCGAGGGCAGGCGGTGACAAACAGGCGGTAGGCCTCACGTTCCGCGCATCGGAGTTGCTGTTTTTGGGGGTGCCTTAGACAAAATTTACTTTATAAGcagtagtagtaaaaaagaCATTGGTCTATGAGGTACATGGGACATTTGAAGTCCAAAAAAGCAGTAGTAATTACTTACATTGTATTGACTAGAACGAAATAGTACAATAGTTTAGGTGATAAataatccctccgtccacgaaaaagtctcattttgccattttaaaATAGTCATACAAAGTAGTCTCATTTCTTAAGATAGAaagtttctctctcctacttaaCCTACTTTGTCATTtgactctcttactttacccaaTTTCTCAtactttctctcttactttatcaatttctcattaaaacctgtgccgtCCAAAAATTGGACTATTTTCctgtggacggaggaagtagtagtTGGCATTTCAAGTTACGGTTTTAAGCCAGGGTTGAGCGATCTGATTCGAGGTTGAACCATTGGTTTCAATTTAACACTAATCACTATCATCATATAAGTACTACTATCATTGAATTCAACACTAATTACTACACAAAAATCAATAAGCAATTGAATAACCCAAATTCTTGCACCTACACTCATATCATATGGTTATACCTAAGGCTCTAGATACAAATCTTTAAtattaacacataattatttgaaattcagtacaaataaaattatgaacaatAACATACCTTCGCGGCTAGCAAGTGGAAGCTACTATGGTTGTGTGGCGGCCGACGGTGACGACGAGGATGTACGTTTTGGAGCTGCTTTTTTTAGGTAAATTTAGAGAGTAAGTTTAAGTAGGGACTCTGCCATCTACTTTAAATGGTACTCCATAATTGAGTGGCAGCTGGGAACgctttaaattgaaaaaagtagcaaaaaaacaaattttttcaCATGGCCACTTGTTTCAGTTGTGAACGCTTTCagcaaattaattagtaaagtacttgttgcattccactaactgagtaagaatgagttagtggaatatgaggtccactaccaaaaatggtaaaagtgaaatgtatcaaattttcaggaacggaccgaaatggtaatatgtatcaaattttcagggacggaggtagtataactcaattttcattacatttcttaaaacccgtttCCGATCAAAGTGGGACGGATTAtccgggatggagggagtattgctAGTGCACATATAAATCTCAAttattctctccgtcccagatagtttgtcccattctttcattttggtccgtcccaaataatttatcttatttcatttttttaccattttttatagtggatctcatattcttTTAACttattcttactcacattttattataaaactaatatataaaggtaggactcatattacactaactttttcaattcactttttattagtatattttttaaaagctGTGCCCGGTCAAATTGAGATAAACTAtctggaacagagggagtaataaattttaaattattctgCGTATatataacttttaatttaacaTAGATTTTATCTAACAAAATATCTAGTGGCCCAATCGTTCCTCAAGAAAAGCCATACCAATAATTGAACTGAGAGAGTGTCTAttatatcttctttttttcattatattatatggGAAGAATTTAAATGAGAGTTCTAGTTATTGTGAGAATAGAAAATCATTTTCGGCCCTTTAATCATGAAGATCTACATCGATCTATCTCACTAACAACAAACAGTTCTCTTTGTAGGAATGCAATAAATTTCATTACAAATTCATTAACTTCATTCTAGTTTGTATTGTTTCGTTTATACTGTTAGtttctaaattttcaaatttaattaattaattcataattggtagagaaaaaaagaaatatttaaagtattgttagtggagaatgagtctcattccattaaaacaaaaagaaggtttcaaaataaaaaaaaatatatttttttaggaacggaataaaaataaaatagttcatatttttcagagATGGGGGAATAGTAATAATAGAGTTTGAGGGTTAGGTGTAATAAagaccctaaaccctaaacccttgTTACATTTAATTTAGCTTAGTCAAAGTAGTAATAATAGAGTTTGAGGGGTTATGTGTAATGAAGAACATGTGGTGTCAAAACAACaatagaaaagataaatgtacataaattgAACCtgtacataatatttttaaaattttaaatttaattgaatttacttaaaaattaattatatactactcgcTCCGTCCACTTTAAAAAAGTCCCGGTTAAGTTCGACACaagtattaagaaatgtaaagaaaagtaggtgaaaaaatagtagaatgtgtgtcctacttttttatattagttttataataaaatgtaagtgaagaaaggttagtggaatgtggggcctaataccatttatggaatatttcaatcgagactcctaaagtgggacactcaaaaatgataaatcgagactcctaaagtgagatagagggagtattatttattgtattatatgtagcattaagaaaaaaagtgatataGAAATTTGAGGATTAGAGCATCCACGATGGATGCCCTAGTGGAAGCACTAGTGGGAGCCCTAGGGC harbors:
- the LOC125220516 gene encoding putative late blight resistance protein homolog R1B-16 encodes the protein MVQPRIRSLNPGLKPHPQKQQLRCAEREAYRLFVTACPRTTIVAASCAGQAGVFPEDSVISASELIKLWVAEGFLRPIDGKSLDEVAKEYLKELVERNLILVHKWGSSGKIKSCKIHDLLRDICLREAVKQKFVGVVRKRNPNARITQCRILVHRRHRSKDSFLSNASNMSPDELSFILDFYGDLSYNYNLYPFLDASKFVEPARSLIWDSFGHRSYTSSKGELEGYFEGLSESLNLRLLRVFKIFGLKHRYSSSTDEMKCAYFQDSVSKLLNLRYISYPQTGHTFSPSMCRLWNLHTLTARHTTAVAPPEIWKMPLLRHVEFYSISLPDPPVDGFVLESLQTLCTVTIWDCRKKVLKRIPNIKKLKIHQGELESWSVIYLKNLACLHKLESLEITSFGGFFQHSTPLEFWSNLALPHSLKKLTLLGTQIRWEDMPATIGWLPHLQVLKLKRDSFIGSEWETVEMQFCKLKYLQIDGCDLVHWTTESTHFPCLEHLQLEHLILKEIPLSIGEIPTLQSIKLVDCSTSAVASATKIREDQQENYGNDDLQIQVEDQQEYYGNGGLQIQVEDQIDEP